Sequence from the Schaalia sp. 19OD2882 genome:
GGCGGGCACCTACCCGCTGCCCGAGGCCCAACTGGACCGTTTCCTCATCAAGACCTCCGTGGGCTACCCCTCGCGGGCGGCAACGGTGGACATCCTCGACGGGGCGGCCGCCCCCGACCGTTCCAAGCTGCTGCGACCGCTGCTCTCGGGTGAGCAGGTGAACCTGCTGTCCGGGGTGGCGGCCCGCAACCACATGGACCGGGCGGTCCTGGACTACGTGGCGGCCCTGGCGGAAGCCACCCGCGAGGACGAGGCGAGCCTGCTCGGCGTGTCGACCCGTGGCGCCATCGGCATGGTGCGTTGCGCCCGCGTGTGGGCCGCCGCCCAGGGACGCAACTACGTGCTGCCCGACGACGTCAAGGCGCTGGCCTCACCCGTGTGGGGCCACCGCGTGGTCCTGGACCCGGATGCCTCCTTCTCGGGTGCGACCACCGCGGGCGTCATCGCTCGGGCCCTGTCCTCCGTCCCGGCGCCGGCAGTGGGTGTGTGAACCGGTGGCCGTGCGTGACCTCGCAGGTGCCGCTTCGCGGGCCGTGTCCTCACTGGTCGGATCCCCCCTCCTGCGGTGGATCCGACGCAGCGTGGGCTGGGTGAC
This genomic interval carries:
- a CDS encoding MoxR family ATPase, which gives rise to MSITAEDATRFSQTFNGLVQSVAKALLDKEHVIRLALTTMFAGGHLLLEDAPGTGKTALARAIAATINGSNSRIQFTPDMLPSDITGVNMYDQQSGQWRFHAGPIFAEIVLADEINRASPKTQSALLEVMEEAQVTVDGVTHPAPRPFMVIATQNPIEQAGTYPLPEAQLDRFLIKTSVGYPSRAATVDILDGAAAPDRSKLLRPLLSGEQVNLLSGVAARNHMDRAVLDYVAALAEATREDEASLLGVSTRGAIGMVRCARVWAAAQGRNYVLPDDVKALASPVWGHRVVLDPDASFSGATTAGVIARALSSVPAPAVGV